A stretch of Triticum aestivum cultivar Chinese Spring chromosome 1D, IWGSC CS RefSeq v2.1, whole genome shotgun sequence DNA encodes these proteins:
- the LOC123181061 gene encoding serine/threonine-protein kinase tricornered, with the protein MDSARSWFNKLQTREKSVGKKKDMPPSGKEGTDEAPSSATKQRVAAAKQYIEKHYKEQMKHLQDRKERRYSFERKLADANVSEEEQNNILKQFEKKETEYMRLQRHKMSAEDFDLLTVIGKGAFGEVRICREKTTGNVYAMKKLKKSEMLRRGQVEHVRAERNLLAEVDHHCIVKLYCSFQDNEFLYLIMEYLPGGDMMTLLMRKDTLTEDEARFYVGETVLAIEAIHKHSYIHRDIKPDNLLLDRYGHLRLSDFGLCKPLDYAAFPDLNEKDVTPNRTSSAHGDGRQQTTPKRTQQEQLEHWQKNRRTLAYSTVGTPDYIAPEVLLKKGYGMECDWWSLGAIMYEMLVGYPPFYSDEPMTTCRKIVNWRTHLKFPEEARLTLDAKDLISRLLCSVDQRLGTKGAEEIKEHIWFNEVDWEKLYETEAAYLPQVTDELDTQNFEKFEESSDHSQASSKTGPWRKMLSSKDLNFVGYTYKNFELVNDDEVLEMAGLKKKEKAKRPSVKSLFDEPDGEEEQQASGEDDDDGEGSVRNRKTEPEPELTRSLSLPSPSADKPSLALPTD; encoded by the exons ATGGATTCTGCGAGGAGCTGGTTCAACAAGCTCCAAACGAGGGAGAAATCCGTCGGCAAGAAGAAAGATATGCCTCCAAGTGGCAAGGAAGGGACCGATGAAGCACCTTCCAGCGCTACGAAGCAAAGGGTTGCCGCGGCAAAGCAGTACATCGAGAAGCACTACAAGGAGCAGATGAAACATCTACAGGACAGGAAAGAGAG ACGGTATAGTTTTGAAAGGAAGCTAGCAGATGCCAATGTGTCCGAGGAGGAGCAGAACAACATCCTGAAGCAATTTGAGAAGAAGGAGACAGAGTACATGCGTTTGCAGAGGCACAAAATGAGTGCCGAGGATTTTGACCTGCTGACAGTGATAGGGAAAGGAGCATTTGGTGAG GTTAGGATCTGCAGAGAGAAGACCACAGGGAATGTCTATGCAATGAAGAAACTCAAGAAGTCAGAAATGCTTCGCCGAGGTCAG GTTGAGCATGTCAGAGCCGAAAGGAACCTCCTTGCCGAAGTGGACCACCATTGCATTGTGAAGCTGTATTGTTCTTTCCAAGATAACGAATTTCTGTATCTCATAATGGAGTACCTTCCTGGAGGCGACATGATGACATTGCTGATGAGAAAAGACACGTTGACCGAGGACGAGGCTAGGTTCTATGTTGGCGAAACGGTTCTCGCGATAGAAGCAATCCACAAGCACAGCTACATCCACAG AGATATCAAGCCTGATAATCTGCTCCTAGATAGATATGGCCACTTGAGACTATCCGATTTTGGGCTATGCAAACCACTTGACTATGCAGCCTTCCCTGACTTGAATGAGAAGGATGTCACGCCTAATAGAACATCATCGGCTCATGGTGATGGAAGACAACAAACTACGCCGAAACGCACACAACAAGAACAGCTGGAGCACTGGCAAAAGAACAGAAGAACTTTG GCTTACTCCACTGTTGGTACACCCGACTACATTGCTCCAGAAGTTCTTCTGAAGAAAGGTTATGGGATGGAGTGCGACTG GTGGTCACTTGGtgctatcatgtatgaaatgctaGTGGGGTATCCCCCATTCTACTCGGACGAACCTATGACAACTTGCAGAAAG ATTGTGAACTGGAGAACTCACCTTAAATTTCCGGAAGAAGCACGGCTAACGCTGGATGCAAAAGATCTAATAAGTAGACTCTTATGCAGCGTTGACCAACGCCTCGGTACAAAAGGTGCAGAGGAAATTAAG GAGCACATCTGGTTTAATGAAGTAGACTGGGAGAAATTGTATGAAACCGAAGCTGCATACTTACCTCAAGTAACGGATGAGTTGGACACTCAGAATTTTGAGAAATTTGAAGAG TCTTCCGATCATTCTCAAGCTTCATCAAAGACAGGCCCTTGGAGGAAG ATGCTTTCATCAAAGGACCTGAATTTCGTGGGCTATACTTACAAGAACTTTGAACTTGTGAATGATGATGAAGTTCTTGAAATGG CTGgtctgaagaagaaggagaaggcgaagagACCAAGCGTCAAATCCCTCTTCG ATGAGCCTGACGGAGAGGAGGAGCAGCAAGCGTCCGGCGAAGACGACGATGACGGCGAAGGCAGCGTCCGGAACCGGAAGACGGAGCCCGAGCCCGAGCTGACGAGGAGCCTCAGCTTGCCGTCCCCCTCCGCCGACAAGCCCAGCCTCGCCTTACCAACGGATTAA
- the LOC123181063 gene encoding vacuolar protein sorting-associated protein 2 homolog 3: MNPFAKKPTPREAIRNSKRELTNATRGIERDIGTLQQEEKRLVAEIKRTAKTGNEAATKILARQLIRLRQKISTLQGSRAQIRGIATHTQAMQANTSVSAGMQSASKAMGAMNKQMDPAKQMKVMQEFQKQSAQMDRTNEMMSDSIDNVLDDDQAEDETEELANQVLDEIGVDVASQLSSAPKGRIAGKKVQADESSELEELEQRLAALKNP; encoded by the exons ATGAATCCCTTCGCGAAGAAGCCAACGCCGCGAG AGGCGATCAGGAACAGCAAGCGGGAGCTGACGAACGCGACAAGAG GTATTGAGAGGGACATCGGGACATTACAACAAGAG GAAAAGAGACTAGTTGCTGAAATCAAAAGGACTGCAAAAACTGGCAATGAG GCCGCAACTAAAATTCTGGCCCGTCAACTGATCAGGTTAAGACAAAAAATATCTACTTTACAAGGTAGTCGAGCTCAGATTCGTGGCATCGCGACACACACACAG GCGATGCAGGCCAACACTTCAGTGTCTGCTGGCATGCAAAGTGCGAGTAAAGCGATGGGAGCTATGAACAAG CAAATGGATCCCGCCAAGCAAATGAAAGTAATGCAAGAATTCCAAAAGCAGTCAGCACAAATGGATAGGACG AACGAGATGATGTCAGACTCAATCGACAATGTCTTAGACGATGACCAGGCTGAGGACGAAACTGAAGAGCTTGCTAACCAG GTGCTCGACGAGATTGGTGTTGACGTTGCCTCACAG TTGTCCTCGGCTCCCAAAGGAAGAATTGCTGGAAAGAAGGTTCAGGCTGATGAGAG TTCGGAATTGGAAGAGCTCGAGCAGAGGCTGGCTGCTCTGAAAAATCCATAA
- the LOC123181062 gene encoding uncharacterized protein At1g03900: MASLPEEEEAFEHTLLVVREVSVFKIPPRTTSGGYKCGEWLQTDKIWTGRLRVVSCGDRCEIRLEDPGSGDLFAACFVLPGQRDSAVETVLDSSRYFVLRIEDGRGKHAFVGLGFGERNEAFDFNVALSDHEKYVKREQDKETGGEEADDSQIDIHPAVNRRLKEGETIRINVKNKPSTGSGMLSSAGLSGGATEKPKASMLLAPPPGATGKLRSPLPPPPNDSASARMSSGPNAGTRASKEPTKKSIDPFSDISAIERSLPSSTELGQTKSTGAGWAAF; encoded by the exons ATGGCGTCgttgccagaggaggaggaggccttcGAGCACACGCTGCTGGTGGTGCGCGAGGTGTCGGTGTTCAAGATCCCGCCGCGCACCACCAGCGGCGGCTACAAGTGCGGCGAGTGGCTGCAGACGGACAAGATCTGGACGGGCCGCCTCCGCGTGGTGTCGTGCGGCGACCGCTGCGAGATCCGGCTCGAGGACCCGGGCTCCGGGGACCTCTTCGCCGCCTGCTTCGTGCTGCCCGGCCAGAGGGACAGCGCCGTCGAGACCGTGCTCGACTCGTCGCGCTACTTCGTGCTCCGCATCGAGGACGGCAGGGGGAAGCATGCCTTCGTCGGCCTGGGCTTCGGCGAGCGCAATGAGGCCTTCGACTTCAACGTGGCCCTGTCGGATCACGAGAAGTATGTCAAGAGGGAGCAAGATAAGGAGACCGGTGGCGAGGAGGCAGACGACAGCCAGATTGACATCCACCCGGCAGTGAATCGCCGGCTCAAG GAAGGTGAAACCATTAGGATAAACGTGAAAAACAAGCCATCAACTGGAAGTGGCATGCTTTCCTCTGCTGGCTTATCTGGTGGGGCCACTGAAAAACCTAAAGCAAGCATGCTTCTTGCACCACCGCCAGGTGCAACCGGGAAGCTTCGGTCTCCGCTCCCACCTCCCCCTAATGACTCTGCATCTGCAAGAATGAGTTCTGGACCCAATGCTGGAACCAGGGCCTCAAAAGAACCTACCAAGAAAAGCATCGACCCCTTTTCAGATATTTCTGCTATAGAG CGAAGCCTACCCTCGTCTACTGAACTGGGACAAACAAAAAGCACCGGTGCCGGATGGGCAGCATTTTGA